A genomic stretch from Actinomycetota bacterium includes:
- the fusA gene encoding elongation factor G: MDKKEAIQTKQKVSAIREIPLGRTRNIGIMAHIDAGKTTTTERILFYTGRTYKIGEVHDGAAVMDWMVQEQERGITITSASTTAKWKDHVINIIDTPGHVDFTVEVERSLRVLDGAVAVFDAVSGVEPQTETVWRQADKFRVPRICFVNKMDRVGADYFAAVESMRERLGAHPLPIQIPWGNEADFKGIIDLVQMRAYHWDTETGVDYQVVDIPEELKADAEHWRHELYEALAEFDEEVMEAYIHGHEASNEHLKQALRKATLAGEAQPVLCGTAFKNKGVQTLLDAVIAYLPAPTDVLPVTGEVPRTGDTVERAPSDEEPFSALAFKIMSDPHVGRITYMRVYSGVMRSGGALLNSTRDRKERAGRLLQMHANHREDLSACMTGDIVAVVGLRHTLTGDTLCDPEYPIMLESPIFAAPVIQLAIEPKTKMDQDKLGNALHRLSEEDPTFKIHTDEETGQTIIAGMGELHLEVLVDRLTREFNVDANVGRPQVAYRESITKAVPRHITRYIKQTGGKGQFAHVEIALEPMGPGGGYEFVNKIKGGAIPTEYIGSVDEGIQESLASGVLAGYPLVDVRATLTDGSFHEVDSSEMAFKIAGSMALKEAARKADPQLLEPVMEVEVSTPEPFMGDVMGDLSSRRGRIEKMDSRGALQIIRAQVPLSQMFGYATDLRSSTQGRATYTMQFHSYQAVPKAQAEEIVKKVRGE; the protein is encoded by the coding sequence ATGGATAAAAAAGAAGCGATTCAGACGAAGCAAAAGGTCTCCGCAATTCGCGAGATCCCGCTCGGCCGTACCCGGAACATCGGGATCATGGCGCACATCGACGCGGGTAAGACCACCACAACCGAACGCATCCTTTTCTACACCGGCCGCACCTACAAAATCGGAGAGGTTCACGACGGCGCAGCCGTCATGGACTGGATGGTCCAGGAGCAGGAGCGTGGCATCACCATCACCTCTGCCTCCACCACCGCAAAGTGGAAAGACCATGTAATCAACATCATCGACACCCCCGGCCACGTCGACTTCACGGTCGAGGTCGAACGGTCCCTTCGAGTCCTCGACGGGGCCGTTGCTGTGTTCGACGCCGTTTCCGGTGTCGAGCCCCAGACCGAGACCGTATGGCGCCAGGCCGACAAGTTCCGGGTGCCGAGGATCTGTTTCGTCAACAAGATGGACCGCGTCGGCGCCGACTACTTCGCCGCCGTCGAGAGCATGCGGGAGCGCCTGGGCGCCCACCCGCTGCCCATCCAGATTCCGTGGGGCAACGAAGCCGACTTCAAGGGCATTATCGACCTCGTGCAGATGCGGGCCTACCACTGGGACACCGAGACCGGTGTCGACTACCAGGTGGTCGACATCCCCGAGGAGCTCAAGGCCGACGCCGAGCACTGGCGCCACGAGCTGTACGAGGCTCTGGCCGAGTTCGACGAGGAGGTCATGGAGGCCTACATCCACGGCCACGAGGCGTCCAACGAGCACCTGAAGCAGGCGCTCCGCAAGGCGACCCTGGCGGGCGAAGCCCAGCCGGTCCTCTGCGGAACCGCTTTCAAGAACAAGGGTGTCCAGACGCTGCTCGACGCAGTCATCGCGTACCTGCCGGCGCCTACCGACGTCCTCCCCGTGACCGGCGAGGTTCCCCGGACCGGCGACACTGTAGAGCGAGCCCCCTCCGACGAGGAGCCGTTCTCCGCACTGGCCTTCAAGATCATGAGCGACCCGCACGTGGGACGAATCACCTACATGAGGGTCTACTCGGGCGTCATGCGCTCGGGTGGTGCGCTGCTCAACTCCACCCGTGACCGCAAGGAGCGGGCCGGCCGGTTGCTGCAGATGCACGCCAACCACCGTGAGGACCTGTCGGCATGCATGACCGGTGACATCGTCGCCGTCGTCGGCCTGCGCCACACCCTTACCGGTGACACCCTGTGCGACCCGGAGTACCCGATCATGCTGGAGTCGCCCATCTTTGCGGCGCCGGTTATCCAGCTGGCGATCGAGCCGAAGACCAAGATGGACCAGGACAAGCTGGGCAACGCCCTGCACCGGTTGAGCGAAGAAGACCCGACCTTCAAGATCCACACGGACGAGGAGACGGGCCAGACGATCATCGCCGGCATGGGTGAGCTTCACCTCGAGGTCCTGGTCGACCGGCTGACCCGTGAGTTCAACGTCGACGCCAACGTCGGTCGGCCGCAGGTTGCCTACCGTGAGTCGATCACCAAAGCCGTTCCCCGCCACATCACCCGCTACATCAAGCAGACGGGTGGTAAAGGTCAGTTCGCACACGTGGAGATCGCTCTGGAGCCCATGGGCCCCGGCGGCGGCTACGAGTTCGTGAACAAGATCAAGGGCGGCGCCATCCCCACCGAGTACATCGGGTCGGTGGACGAGGGCATCCAGGAGTCACTGGCTTCGGGCGTTCTGGCCGGCTACCCGCTGGTCGACGTGCGGGCCACCCTGACCGACGGGTCGTTCCACGAGGTCGACTCGTCCGAGATGGCGTTCAAGATCGCCGGTTCCATGGCGCTGAAGGAAGCCGCCCGCAAGGCGGACCCCCAGCTGCTCGAGCCGGTCATGGAGGTCGAGGTATCGACCCCCGAGCCCTTCATGGGCGACGTCATGGGCGACCTCAGCTCCAGGCGAGGGCGTATCGAGAAGATGGACAGCCGGGGTGCGCTGCAGATCATCCGGGCCCAGGTACCCCTGTCCCAGATGTTCGGGTACGCAACCGACCTGCGCAGCAGCACCCAGGGCCGCGCAACCTACACGATGCAGTTCCACTCCTATCAAGCGGTCCCCAAGGCTCAGGCCGAAGAGATCGTCAAAAAAGTTCGCGGCGAGTAA
- the rpsJ gene encoding 30S ribosomal protein S10, with product MAAGQKIRIKLKAYHHEVIDQSARKIVDTVQRTGASVHGPVPLPTRIEKFAVIRSPFKDKDSREHFEMRTHKRIIDIVDPTPKTVDSLMRLDLPAGVDIEIKL from the coding sequence ATGGCAGCGGGACAGAAGATTCGAATCAAGCTCAAGGCCTATCACCACGAGGTGATCGACCAGAGCGCTCGCAAGATAGTGGACACGGTTCAGCGCACCGGTGCTTCGGTGCACGGCCCGGTGCCGCTGCCTACCCGCATCGAGAAGTTCGCGGTGATCCGGTCGCCGTTCAAGGACAAGGACTCTCGCGAGCACTTCGAGATGCGGACCCACAAGCGAATCATCGACATCGTGGACCCCACGCCCAAGACCGTCGACTCGCTGATGCGGCTGGACCTCCCGGCCGGCGTTGACATTGAAATCAAGCTCTAA